Proteins from a single region of Rana temporaria chromosome 5, aRanTem1.1, whole genome shotgun sequence:
- the LOC120941089 gene encoding serine/threonine-protein kinase Sgk3-like isoform X3, with translation MDWDSYLYPDVQAFLKLDCSRRHSDPSEDEDERVDHKNGSPSQNVNLGPSGNPHAKPSDFEYLKLIGKGSFGKVVLTRGKHDGRYYAVKVLQKKIILNKKEQKHIMAERNVLLKNVKHPFLVHLHYSFQTSDKLFFVLDFINGGELFFHLQRERYFAEQRARFYAAEIACALGYLHSIQIIYRDLKPENILLDSEGHIVLTDFGLCKEGISNSDKTLTFCGTPEYLAPEVIKKQPYDNTVDWWCLGSVLYEMLHGLPPFYNRDIATMYENILHKPLVTRPDISLTASGILEELLEKDPKQRLGSNNDFEDIKHHPFFTSLNWTELVEKKIPPPYDPHVDGPDDISNFDTEFTNAMVPDSVCISSDYSIVNASVEEADDAFIGFSYAPPSDDWSY, from the exons CCCTGACGTCCAGGCATTCCTAAAGCTGGACTGCAGCAGACGCCACTCCGATCCCTCTGAGGATGAAGATGAAAGGGTAGAtcataag AATGGTTCACCATCACAAAATGTCAACCTTGGGCCCTCTGGAAACCCTCA TGCAAAACCTTCAGACTTTGAATACCTCAAACTGATTGGAAAAGGGAGCTTTGGAAAG GTTGTTCTTACAAGAGGGAAGCATGATGGCCGTTATTATGCAGTGAAGGTGTTACAGAAGAAGATTATCCTTAACAAGAAAGAG CAAAAACACATCATGGCAGAGAGAAATGTTCTTCTGAAAAATGTGAAGCACCCATTCTTGGTTCATCTTCATTACTCATTCCAGACATCCGACAAACTGTTTTTTGTCTTGGATTTTATCAATGGAGGAGAG CTTTTCTTTCACCTACAAAGAGAACGATATTTTGCTGAACAAAGAGCCCGTTTTTATGCTGCTGAAATTGCCTGTGCATTGGGTTATCTACACTCCATTCAGATCATATACAG AGACCTCAAGCCAGAAAATATCCTTTTAGACTCTGAG GGTCATATTGTTTTAACTGATTTTGGACTTTGCAAAGAAGGAATTTCAAATTCTGACAAAACTCTCACCTTCTGTGGCACTCCAGAG tatttGGCACCAGAGGTAATAAAGAAGCAGCCGTATGACAACACTGTAGATTGGTGGTGTCTTGGTTCTGTACTTTATGAAATGCTACATGGCTTG CCCCCATTTTACAACCGTGACATAGCAACCATGTATGAAAATATTCTCCACAAACCCCTTGTCACGAGACCAGACATAAGTTTGACCGCGTCTGGAATTTTAGAAGAGCTGCTTGAAAAAGATCCTAAACAAAGGCTTGGATCCAATAATGACTTT GAAGATATCAAACATCATCCGTTCTTTACAAGTTTAAACTGGACTGAGCTTGTTGAAAAGAAGATCCCTCCACCATATGACCCTCATGTG GATGGCCCAGATGATATATCAAACTTTGACACGGAATTTACAAATGCTATGGTTCCTGATTCTGTCTGCATATCTTCTGACTACTCCATCGTTAACGCCAGTGTTGAAGAAGCAGATGATGCCTTCATTGGCTTCTCCTATGCTCCACCCTCTGATGACTGGTCTTATTAG